The Vibrio agarivorans genome contains the following window.
GATATTCTCAGACATTTTGTTTCCTTTAGGCTTATCACTCCTCCCCTAACTAGAATGAGCAACATTGGCCTTTTTATTTATAAGTTTCGAGGCTAATGCTAATCATTGGGGGGCTCATTTACTGTGATCAAAAACCGCTTTATGGAAACGTTTACAGTAAGTGTCGAAAAGTGGGATCTCAAACACAATGCTGCTAAGTTGTTATCAAACATACAATTGCAAAACAATTAGTTACTGTCGAAATTAGGAAAAATAAATATCTCTAAAAGATCAAAAAAGCCGCGAGCATAATATGCTTGCGGCAAGGGTACTTAGGGCTAAATACGAAAAGGTTTACAAGACGATTAGTTGATTTTTTCTAGCTTCACTAACAGTGCAGTTTCAGCATCCAATACCGGCATCGTTAGGCCGATATCTTGACACCACTGCCCACTCAGTTGACACCCATCAACCGTCCAAGGTGGTTGATAATTAACAATGTCGTGATAATTCTTCGGTTGGTCAATGACCGTCACCTGATAGAGTGTATCTGGATCCAATCCCGGAATTCTTAAATGGCCACTCAACGCATTGGTAGGCATTGCAAGCTGGGCGATCAATACCACCGCTTGAGACTTATCTTGTGAGACAACTGCCTGAATCTGGTGCGCTGAATCATCGGTTGGAATGCGCCAAGAATCACCGGTGTGCAATAAGCTTCGTAGAGACTTATGCAGTTCTACATAGTGCTCAAAGCCTTGCTTTTCTTCGTCAGTCTCTCTCACTGGGTCGAGCTCAATACCCATATGACCAAACAAGGCTGTCAGACCACGAAACTCAATACTATGGCGGCGACGAGTACTGTGACAATGGCTTGCGCCAATATGACTACCCATCACTTCTGGCGGGAAGAAATAGCTCATCCCACGCTGAATCGTTTGACGCTCTAGAGCATCATTATTGTCTGAAGCCCAGAATCGATGGGTACGCTTTAGTACTTCGTAATCAATACGACCACCACCTGCTGAACAAGATTCGATCTCAACATTTGGGTGATTAAGTCGTACTCGATCTACCAGTTCGTAATAACGTTCAACCTGAGCATGGCCGGATGCTCTTCCTTCGTGTCCAGGCTGTACCACTTCTCGGTTCATGTCCCACTTAATGTAGTCAATATTATATGTCGACAAGAAGTGGTCAAGACGCTGATATAAGAACTCAAACGCTTCTGGTTGACTCAAATCAATCACATACTGGTTACGCCCTGTTGGTTGATCGTAACCTTTGACCTCCAGCAACCAATCTGGATGGGCGCGATAGAGATCGGAGTTTTTGTTAATCATCTCAGGCTCAAACCACAAGCCGAACTCCATCCCTAATTCATTGACATGGTTAACGATAGGCTCTAATCCATCGGGGTATTTAGTTTCATCTAAAAACCAGTCCCCCAATGCTGCTTTGTCGCCATCACGGCCTTTAAACCAGCCGTCATCGATAATGAAACGTTCTACACCCATTTGTGCCGATTGTGTCGCCATCTGCATGATGTAGTCGGGATCATGGTCAAAATAGATACCTTCCCATGTATTCAAATGAATGGGGCGAAGCTTTTCAGAAAATTCTGAGGGTAATATCGAAGCTCGAACATGTTGGTGGAAGTGATGGCTCATCTCATTCAAACCCTGTCCACTGTAGGTTGCATACAACCAAGGCGTTGATAACGATGCCCCCTCTTCCAGCTCGATTTCTCCAGGTAAGTAGATTGCCTCACCCTGCATCACGCGTCGACCATCGGCTTTCACATCGATACGCATACGATGGTTGCCACTCCAAGCCAGGTGGAAGCCGAACACATCGCCAGACAACTCATCAAAGTTCGCGGTGCCTGCTACGAATGCAGGATAGTGCTCATGCGAAGTGCGCCCGCGACGATTCTCTTGCTGATAACCACCATGCTTTAACGTTTGACGGCTTGTTTGAAATTCATACACCCAACGTCCGTGGTAAGTCATCAGTTCACTCACGCGCCCTGGCAAGGGTAACGTATTAGCTAGACGCGCCACCTGATAAGCACCTCTCCCAATATTACGCAGGGTTTGACGCGTTTTAATCACATCGTGTTGATCAAGATAAAGCTCACTGATGATCTCTAAGCCAGCCAGAGTGTCTTCACAGTAAAACTTGAGCCCGAATTCGCTTTGCTCAACCTTAGCAACCTTCATTACTGGGGCCCAATCTTGGCCGGCGCGATGCCCCTCAAGAGCTGGGCTGCCAAATGACCCTCGACCCAACTCAGGTGTCAACGTCACCGGCACATCAACGTCTAAACGACCATAAGGGACAGGTCGATGTAGCGCTTGACGCGCGGTGGAGAGATCACCATTAAAAGGCTGCCCCCAGTGAAGAATTTCGGCGTACTCGCCTACTTCAACAATCAGTTGAGTTTTATTACCGGTCAGTGAATAGAGAACTTTATCAGTCATAACTGCACACCTAGTGTCATTCGTTTTGTGCAGCATATTAAACAGTTTCTCTTGATTGTCTGTGAGCCAAAGCAAATTTATGGAAACGTTTACAATCTCACATCACGCTTCTGTCATTGTGACAAATTAAGACTCTTATTATCAATTTGGCCGAACTGTTCAACGCAATATCGCATACTTACCCACCTATTTATCAATCAGATAAATAATTTTTACCGTTTGATGCACGATAACGTGAGTTCGCCCCTTGCACGCCTCACCTTACACTCGTAAGGTAAAGTCTTTGAGATTCCATCTACCGGTATTTATGCCAGTAATGGTTTGAAGCGTCTCCGTTGGGTCCTAACTTAATTCCAACGAGATAATAGAATGATAGTAAGTCATTGTATTGCCTTCTCTTGTCTCACAGACCCAGTGTTATCTAGCACTGGGTTATTCTTATCTACTATTCATACTTACCACACCCTTATCTAAACGCTTACATCCAATAAGCCACATATAAAGTGCAAAAATTAGCCAAACTTAGTTAATTACTCGATCTAAATCACAATATCTAGCGATATACAGTTCCATTGAGCCAAAATGCCAACCTCGTCATGAAAACGTTTCCATTAAATCATTACACTTGCCCTCGAGTTAGGACTCAACACAAAAAAATAAAATCCAATAACCGTCATATGGAGACGATTCATGAAACAAAATGCGCTTGTTAGAGCGCTTGGGCTTTCCCTCGCCCTTGCGCCAATGGCTGGACTAGCAGCAGTGGACAACATCACCTACTTTGGTTACGCCAAATGGGGCAACATTTACACCGATAACAAAGACCACAATGATGGCAAAGGCGAACGCAATGATGTCATTCGCGCAGGTGAAGGTTACGGTAACTACCGTTTAGGTAACGAGATGAACTGGTGGGAAGCGGGTCTAAAAGCCGATGTTTGGCGTGATAACGATGCCTATTTCGATACCACTTTATATCTTGGCAGTGGTGAAAGTTGGGGTGACGTGAGTATTATTCAGATGTGGTCTGCAGGTCACGGCCTGATTGACGGACAACCGAACGCAAAGCTATGGGCTGGTGAGCGCTTTTATCGCCGTCATGAAGTTCACATGATTGATATTAAATACTGGGATACTTCTAGCACCGGTATTGGTGTCGAAGACTGGGACTTAGGCTTTGGTAATGGTCACTTTGCATGGATGGCGCCAGACTCAAGTGCTGATGGACGCAGCCTGCACAATATCGATGCGCGTATCAGTGATATCGCCCTTAGTGACAGTGCAGATCTCACCCTAGGTCTTAACTATGTGGCGGCACACAACTCTAGCTACGATGACAGCAACATCACCACCTCTGGCGCCATGCTCTCTGCCCTATACCGCCAAGCGTGGGAATACGGCTCAAACACTTTTGCGTTCCAGTACGGTACAGACGCGCTTGCGGGTGGCTTAATGAGTGCTGAAGGCGGTTCAAACCGCAAGTACAGCACTGGTGTTGAGCATGATGGTTACAGCTGGCGTGTATTTAACCACGGTGATCTGAATGTCAACGAAGACTTCCAAGTAATGTATTCCATTGCTTACCAAGATAAAAACCTAGACAACAATGAAGGTGAAAAGTGGTTCAGTGTCGGCGCACGTCCGCAGTACAGCTGGAACAATTACATGGCAACCGCACTGGAAGTCGGTTATGAAACCGTCGATGCACAAAATGGCGATGGCACGAACGACATGTACAAAGTGACATTGTCGCAAATGTTCCAAGCGGGCAAAGGGGTTTGGGCGCGTCCATCATTACGCCTGTTCGTCACTTACTCTGAGCGTAACGACGAATGGCAGCGCACCCGCAACGCCGATGGAAGCTACGACCCATACGGACAAACAATGGGTGTGAGCAAAGCCAATGTCGACGAAGTAACCTTCGGCTTTAACGTAGAAACTTGGTGGTAATCCTACCCCGACCTAAATCCTGTAGAAAATGAGGGTGCGCGCACCCTCTACCAAAAGGAACCTCAGATGAACGTGAATACTCTCTTAATGGCGGCACTTTCAATCGCGCTGACTGGATGCAGCACTGCACCAGAACCTCATGATTTAATGACCACTAGCGTATCGTGTTGCAAGGATATTCACTCGGTTAACAAGACCACGCTGACGGTTCCTTTTCATCAAGAAGTGATACTGAACTCACAAACGCAACACATCCCGTTGTCTATGCTGAACAAGACTTCGGCAACCAACACAGATGCATTAGTTCCAGTCGTGGTATATGAGCTACCGAGTTCTTTGCAGAATCCGCAATCAGAAATGTTCTCCATCCTGCTGCGCAGCTATGTCAAGCACGATCAGGCGTTTGCTGCAAAGATGATCTTTATGGACTCTGACTGGCAAATCATTAACCAGTTCAGTGTAGAGGAGTTTGACTACCACTCAACTAGCCTCAAGGGACTAGAGCGAGTTGAACAAGTCATCACCCTTTCGTCGAATAATTTGAACGCGAGGTTTATGGTGGTGACAACCGACACCGAATTATTAGGGCATACACTCACACGTAAGCACCCAGAAGAAGTGTATGCCGAGCAAAACAATATCATTGGACAAAAACACCTGCCCCTAACAGCACAATATAGCAACACGGGCAGAGTCGATATCACCACCAGCAAGTTTTCTAACAGTGCACTGCTGTCGATGCTTGCCGAATTTACCGGCACGAAGACACAAGATGCCGATAAGGCTCCAACATCAACAAACGATGTCAACAAGCCTTGGACGCACTATCAAGCCCGCATAGACCAAGCGCTAGCCAATGGTGAACTCTCTAAAGCGGCCAATATGACACAAGAGGCGGGCGAAGCCGGCCACACACAAGCAAAAGATTATTTATTACAACAGCTCGCAGAATAGTCTCGTTTGATTACAACAGAAATACTGAACGAAACTCGCAAGCACAATCAAATTACTAGGATCGAATCGCATGGCATTTTCCGAAATTATCCAACGACGTGATTGGGAAAACCCACAGAGTGTTAATCTACACTGCATGAAGGCTCACAGCCCTTTGGCAAGCTTTCGTAGTGCAAAAGATGCACTTCAAAACACCAACAGTCATCGACGCTCTCTCAACGGTGATTGGAAGTTCAAGCTTTTTGGTGCCCCAGAGCAAGTAGATGGCGACTTCATTGCATCGGATTTTGACGATGCGCCTTGGTCAAGCATTCCTGTGCCTTCAAATTGGCAGTTACAGGGTTATGACAAGCCGATTTATGCCAATGTGAAATACCCTTTTGAGGTTAATCCGCCTTACGTTCCAGCAGACAACCCTACCGGCTGCTACCGAACACACATCGACATGACCGCAGCGGATCTAGACCAGACTCAACGTATCATCTTTGATGGTGTGAACTCTGCCTTCCACCTTTGGTGTAACGGCGTATGGGTTGGTTACAGCCAAGACAGTCGACTGCCGACCGAGTTCGACCTGTCTGAGTATTTAAGTGAAGGCCGCAACACCCTAGCGGTTATGGTGATTCGTTGGAGTGATGGCAGTTACCTTGAAGACCAAGATATGTGGTGGTTGAGCGGTATTTTCCGAGATGTGACTCTGCTATCAAAGCCAAACCACTGTATTGAAGATGTGTTTATTACCCCAGACCTTGATGCGTGTTACCGCGATGGTCAACTAAAGGTAGAAACTCGAATCAAGGCTCCAGAGTCTTATCAAGTTCAACTGCAATTGTTTGATGGTGAGCAAGCGCTATGTGAACCACTCTCTGCACTGCCAAACAACCGCCGCATAGATGAGCGCGGCTCCTATAACGATGTGGTATTCCAAACCTTGTCTGTGCGCGAACCAAAACAGTGGTCAGCTGAAACCCCTAACCTCTATCGTTTAGTGGTTTCTTTGCAAGATGAACAGGGCAATCACGTTGAGAGTGAAGCCTATCAGGTTGGATTTCGAAAGATTGAGATTACCGACGGTCAGCTCAAACTGAATGGCAAACCTTTATTGATTCGTGGCGTGAACCGTCACGAACACCACCCTGAGCTTGGTCATGTCATGACTGAAAAAGACATGATTGAAGACATTCGCCTTCTTAAACAGAACAACTTTAACGCGGTGCGTACCGCGCACTATCCTAACCACCCTCGATGGTATGAGTTGTGTGACCAATACGGTCTTTATGTGTGCGATGAGGCCAACATTGAAACCCATGGTATGCAGCCAATGAATCGCCTCTCGAGCGACCCTCAATGGGCGAATGCTTACATGAATCGCTACACACAGATGGTGATGCGCGACAAAAACCATGCCTCGATTATCCTTTGGTCGCTCGGTAATGAATCTGGCCATGGCGCGAATCACAATGCCATGTACGCGTGGTCGAAACAGTATGATCCATCCCGACCAGTGCAATACGAAGGTGGTGGCTCAAATACCACAGCAACCGATATCATCGCGCCAATGTATGCTCGTGTGAATACCGTCATAGAAGATGAAGCGGTGCCAAAATGGCCTATCAAAAAGTGGATTTCTCTACCCAACGAACAGCGTCCACTGATTTTGTGTGAGTACGCCCATGCAATGGGCAACAGTTTGGGTAGCTTCGATGAGTACTGGAATGCGTTCCGTGAGTTCCCTCGCCTACAAGGCGGTTTCATTTGGGATTGGGTTGAT
Protein-coding sequences here:
- a CDS encoding carbohydrate porin; translated protein: MKQNALVRALGLSLALAPMAGLAAVDNITYFGYAKWGNIYTDNKDHNDGKGERNDVIRAGEGYGNYRLGNEMNWWEAGLKADVWRDNDAYFDTTLYLGSGESWGDVSIIQMWSAGHGLIDGQPNAKLWAGERFYRRHEVHMIDIKYWDTSSTGIGVEDWDLGFGNGHFAWMAPDSSADGRSLHNIDARISDIALSDSADLTLGLNYVAAHNSSYDDSNITTSGAMLSALYRQAWEYGSNTFAFQYGTDALAGGLMSAEGGSNRKYSTGVEHDGYSWRVFNHGDLNVNEDFQVMYSIAYQDKNLDNNEGEKWFSVGARPQYSWNNYMATALEVGYETVDAQNGDGTNDMYKVTLSQMFQAGKGVWARPSLRLFVTYSERNDEWQRTRNADGSYDPYGQTMGVSKANVDEVTFGFNVETWW
- a CDS encoding beta-galactosidase, with the translated sequence MAFSEIIQRRDWENPQSVNLHCMKAHSPLASFRSAKDALQNTNSHRRSLNGDWKFKLFGAPEQVDGDFIASDFDDAPWSSIPVPSNWQLQGYDKPIYANVKYPFEVNPPYVPADNPTGCYRTHIDMTAADLDQTQRIIFDGVNSAFHLWCNGVWVGYSQDSRLPTEFDLSEYLSEGRNTLAVMVIRWSDGSYLEDQDMWWLSGIFRDVTLLSKPNHCIEDVFITPDLDACYRDGQLKVETRIKAPESYQVQLQLFDGEQALCEPLSALPNNRRIDERGSYNDVVFQTLSVREPKQWSAETPNLYRLVVSLQDEQGNHVESEAYQVGFRKIEITDGQLKLNGKPLLIRGVNRHEHHPELGHVMTEKDMIEDIRLLKQNNFNAVRTAHYPNHPRWYELCDQYGLYVCDEANIETHGMQPMNRLSSDPQWANAYMNRYTQMVMRDKNHASIILWSLGNESGHGANHNAMYAWSKQYDPSRPVQYEGGGSNTTATDIIAPMYARVNTVIEDEAVPKWPIKKWISLPNEQRPLILCEYAHAMGNSLGSFDEYWNAFREFPRLQGGFIWDWVDQGITKTDDNGNQYWAYGGDFNDEINDRQFCINGLVFPDRTPHPTLEEAKFCQRMITVTLSKEQQGRYSLIIRNENLFRSTDNEQLNWSLLEDGIEVLNGNLPLDVDADSEKSLTLDIGFKPKAGARYHLNTDITLISKTPWSEAGYVIATEQFALTNFSGLVVTKEEAVPAPMLEVSNSEITVQTDHAKWVWDTSSGLLSQWQQLGVNKLDAPLVDNFYRAPLDNDIGVSEIDNVDPNAWMCRWDMAGIGQWERQCLSSQAHMQGDKVCVETRFAYQFSEQIQAITTWTYTISGDGQMKVEVDVQLADHLPPMPRIGMECQVTLTDGIEWKGLGPFENYPDRLAAARFGHHKAPIDDMHTSYVFPTDNGLRCDTQWLNVANLTVRGDFHFSTGQYSLAQLSAAKHTNELAKDNTLYLRIDHQQMGVGGDDSWSPSVHKAFQLVENHYHYSVIFS
- a CDS encoding MalM family protein, with the protein product MNVNTLLMAALSIALTGCSTAPEPHDLMTTSVSCCKDIHSVNKTTLTVPFHQEVILNSQTQHIPLSMLNKTSATNTDALVPVVVYELPSSLQNPQSEMFSILLRSYVKHDQAFAAKMIFMDSDWQIINQFSVEEFDYHSTSLKGLERVEQVITLSSNNLNARFMVVTTDTELLGHTLTRKHPEEVYAEQNNIIGQKHLPLTAQYSNTGRVDITTSKFSNSALLSMLAEFTGTKTQDADKAPTSTNDVNKPWTHYQARIDQALANGELSKAANMTQEAGEAGHTQAKDYLLQQLAE
- a CDS encoding alpha-galactosidase, yielding MTDKVLYSLTGNKTQLIVEVGEYAEILHWGQPFNGDLSTARQALHRPVPYGRLDVDVPVTLTPELGRGSFGSPALEGHRAGQDWAPVMKVAKVEQSEFGLKFYCEDTLAGLEIISELYLDQHDVIKTRQTLRNIGRGAYQVARLANTLPLPGRVSELMTYHGRWVYEFQTSRQTLKHGGYQQENRRGRTSHEHYPAFVAGTANFDELSGDVFGFHLAWSGNHRMRIDVKADGRRVMQGEAIYLPGEIELEEGASLSTPWLYATYSGQGLNEMSHHFHQHVRASILPSEFSEKLRPIHLNTWEGIYFDHDPDYIMQMATQSAQMGVERFIIDDGWFKGRDGDKAALGDWFLDETKYPDGLEPIVNHVNELGMEFGLWFEPEMINKNSDLYRAHPDWLLEVKGYDQPTGRNQYVIDLSQPEAFEFLYQRLDHFLSTYNIDYIKWDMNREVVQPGHEGRASGHAQVERYYELVDRVRLNHPNVEIESCSAGGGRIDYEVLKRTHRFWASDNNDALERQTIQRGMSYFFPPEVMGSHIGASHCHSTRRRHSIEFRGLTALFGHMGIELDPVRETDEEKQGFEHYVELHKSLRSLLHTGDSWRIPTDDSAHQIQAVVSQDKSQAVVLIAQLAMPTNALSGHLRIPGLDPDTLYQVTVIDQPKNYHDIVNYQPPWTVDGCQLSGQWCQDIGLTMPVLDAETALLVKLEKIN